A window from Amblyomma americanum isolate KBUSLIRL-KWMA chromosome 7, ASM5285725v1, whole genome shotgun sequence encodes these proteins:
- the LOC144099233 gene encoding cathepsin L-like peptidase, whose protein sequence is MMHLWLILPAIVAFTFSEQDEAMRDEWKAFKAKYGRKYKSTAEEDERYKIFADNSKYIADHNKKFANGLSSYELAMNEFGDMRPDEFVKTMTCLRGKRTGSGGSTYVPPAYLNDSSLPDKVDWREKGAVTPVKNQRHCGSYWAFSATGSLEGQHFRKTGNLVSLSEQNLVDCSGKYHNHGCHGGRVSFAFEYIKANGGIATEERYPYVAKKQNCTFKTEDVGATCTGYVKIKKGSEIDLKKAVATVGPIAVAIDAKHRSFHWYKKGVYNEPDCNSKKLTHAVLVVGYGVKDGEKYWLVKNSWGKSWGHNGYILMSRDKDNQCGIANAADYPLV, encoded by the exons ATGATGCATCTCTGGCTGATCCTACCGGCCATTGTTGCCTTCACTTTCTCTGAGCAAGACGAAGCTATGCGAGATGAATGGAAGGCTTTCAAAGCGAAATACG GACGCAAATACAAATCTACTGCTGAAGAAGACGAGAGATATAAGATATTTGCCGACAACAGCAAGTATATCGCGGACCACAACAAAAAGTTCGCTAATGGTCTGTCTTCTTATGAGCTCGCCATGAACGAGTTCGGGGACATG CGGCCGGACGAGTTTGTAAAGACGATGACTTGCCTCCGCGGAAAGCGAACAGGAAGTGGTGGTTCCACATACGTGCCTCCGGCTTACCTGAATGACAGTAGCCTGCCGGACAAGGTCGACTGGCGTGAAAAGGGGGCTGTGACTCCCGTCAAAAACCAGCGCCATTGCGGATCCTACTGGGCTTTCAGCGCC ACTGGATCCCTGGAGGGTCAGCATTTTCGGAAGACTGGAAATCTAGTCTCGCTGAGCGAACAAAACCTAGTCGACTGCTCCGGCAAATACCACAATCACGGCTGCCATGGAGGACGTGTGAGCTTCGCTTTTGAGTACATTAAGGCCAACGGTGGTATTGCCACAGAAGAAAGATACCCATACGTAGCCAAG AAGCAAAACTGCACCTTCAAAACCGAGGACGTCGGGGCGACTTGCACAGGGTACGTGAAGATTAAGAAGGGTTCCGAGATTGACCTGAAGAAGGCCGTCGCCACTGTTGGTCCTATTGCTGTTGCTATCGATGCAAAACATAGAAGCTTCCACTGGTACAAAAAAG GCGTGTACAATGAACCTGACTGCAACAGCAAGAAGCTGACCCACGCTGTTCTAGTCGTGGGCTATGGTGTCAAGGATGGCGAGAAGTACTGGCTTGTCAAAAACAG